From the bacterium genome, the window GCATGGTCACATCAATGACATTCGTGCTGCCGTCACAGTTCAGATCGGTGCGTCCGGCGGGGCTGTGCGGACAGTCGGTATCGACGAACGACGGCTGGCCACGGAAGGCGATGTCGACCGTGCGCACGACATCGAAGACATTGATCACACCATCGGCCTCCGGGTCGCCGTGGCGCAGGCACCCGGCCTCCTGTGAGGGATTGGGCCAGCCAATGCAGTTGTCGGCGTAATCGAAGATCCCGTCGAAGTCGCTGTCGAAGGATGTGAGGAATTCGATCTGCCCGTCCGACCAGTCGCCGGCCACGGAGCCGCCGTCGGTCACTTGAGCATACACCCAGTAAACACCCGGCGGCACAGCCGCCGAGTTAACGATGTGGTAGCCGTCCACTCCCGGCGTGTGCAGCGATCCTTCCAGCAGCAATTCGTTGCCATCGAATGTCGGCGCCGTATTGAGGTAGATCGTCACCCAAGTCGGGTCGCCGTCGACATCGTCGACATCCCAGGTGGTGGTGTAGTTCTCGAATCCGTGCGCGCGCTTGGTAACGCCGCCCGCCGGATCGAGGACGGTGATGGTCGGCGCGCTGTCCGCCGGCGGATTGATGGTGAGCGTGTAGAGCGGATTGATCGCGCCCTGATAACCGTAGACGTGGACGTAGTACCACCCCGGCGGCCGTCCGGTCAGCAGGATGATCTCGGTGTTGCTGGTTCCCTGGGAAACCGCCAGTTGCACCCCGGCGGAGTCGCGCAGTTTCAAATCAAGGTCGCCTTGTGAATCCACAAAATCGATCCGGAGGGTGTCGGCGGCGGCGCCGGTGCCGGCGCAGTAGAAGCGGAAGTAGTCGTTGTTGCCAGCCTCGTGGATGGTGAGGTTGGCGATCTGCCGCCGCGGCCCGCACGGCCCGAGATTGGGACTGTTGGGCGCGCCTTCCAGATGCGACAGCACATGCGACAGCGAGTCATTGGGCTCAAAGGCATCGAGTGGAACGCCCGATCCTTCGCCGATGCTCACCTTGATCCGGGTCACGTTGTTGCCATTGTCCGACTCGAGAATGTTGTTGTCGGGGTCGACTTCGGCCTCCAGCCAGTAGAGTCCGTCGGGCAGATCGGTGATGTCGATGTTCTGCCCCGGCAGAGACTTGGAGTACAAATCCAGCCAGCCCACCGAGAGCCCCTGCACCCCGGAAGCGCAGTTCACATAGTAGGGCGTCGGGTTGAAGTTGGGCAGTGAGCTGTTGTGCACCGCCAGATCAAGGACGCAGAAGCTGGTCTTCCCGCTGGCGGCGACAATCGGCCCAACCCCGTCGCCGGCCAGCACCTGGCGCAGCCGATAGACGCACCAATTCTCAAAGTGCGTGTGGCTGTGGGTCGGGTGATAGACAAAGGCGCCGGCGGAATCGTCCCAGTAGGTGCCGTCATTGCGGAAGATCCGTTGCATCACCAGTTGTGACCCATCCGGCAGCGGCGGCAAAACACCGATCAGGTGCAGCCTCCCGCGACCGATGTTGGCCGTCGAGGTCGAAAACCGCAGATGGGTACGCCCCGGTTCGATATTGGTCACCACATCATTGTTGTAGAGGTCGTTGGGCCGGACGATGATGTCGGGCAGCAGATCGTCGGCGGCGCGTACGGGCGACCTGCCGGACAGCAGAGCCCCCGACACACACAGCGCCAGCAGTGCAGCGGAACGAATGAACGCGAT encodes:
- a CDS encoding lysyl oxidase family protein, which codes for MNRLRAFIAFIRSAALLALCVSGALLSGRSPVRAADDLLPDIIVRPNDLYNNDVVTNIEPGRTHLRFSTSTANIGRGRLHLIGVLPPLPDGSQLVMQRIFRNDGTYWDDSAGAFVYHPTHSHTHFENWCVYRLRQVLAGDGVGPIVAASGKTSFCVLDLAVHNSSLPNFNPTPYYVNCASGVQGLSVGWLDLYSKSLPGQNIDITDLPDGLYWLEAEVDPDNNILESDNGNNVTRIKVSIGEGSGVPLDAFEPNDSLSHVLSHLEGAPNSPNLGPCGPRRQIANLTIHEAGNNDYFRFYCAGTGAAADTLRIDFVDSQGDLDLKLRDSAGVQLAVSQGTSNTEIILLTGRPPGWYYVHVYGYQGAINPLYTLTINPPADSAPTITVLDPAGGVTKRAHGFENYTTTWDVDDVDGDPTWVTIYLNTAPTFDGNELLLEGSLHTPGVDGYHIVNSAAVPPGVYWVYAQVTDGGSVAGDWSDGQIEFLTSFDSDFDGIFDYADNCIGWPNPSQEAGCLRHGDPEADGVINVFDVVRTVDIAFRGQPSFVDTDCPHSPAGRTDLNCDGSTNVIDVTMLIEAAFRAAVPEFCNPCACQSYPSNCP